DNA sequence from the Cupriavidus oxalaticus genome:
AACCAGGTCAACGTCACGCCGCAGCGCCAGCAGGTGCTGGACTTTTCCACGCCCTACGTCTACTCGGATGCGCAACTGATCCAGCGCAAGGACGACAAGCGCCAGTTCAAGTCGCTGGAAGACCTGAAGGGCCACAAGCTCGGCGTCAGCCTGGGCAGCAATTACAACGAACTGGCGAAGTCGGTGGTGGGTATCGACGTCAAGACCTATCCCGGCGCGCCCGAGTACCTGCGCGACCTGGCGGCGCAGCGCGTCGATGCCGCGCTGAACGACCGGCTGATGGTTGCCTACCTGGTCAAGACCGCCAACCTGCCGCTGCGGCCGGGCGCGGTGGTGCCGGGTGCCACCACGCAGGTGGCGATCCCGTTCCGCAAGGACAACCCCAAGTTCGCGCAGGCGGTCAACCATGCGCTGGATGACCTGCGCAAGGACGGCACGCTCGGCAAGCTGTCGGTGAAGTGGTTCGGCGCTGACGTGACCAAGCCCGCCGGCAAGCCAATCAAGTAAGCCAGTCAAGTAAGCCAGTCAAGCAAGCCGGGCGGTATCATGTCGCGGCGCGGCGGCCTGCAGGGCTGCCGCGCCGCTTTGTTTTGTGCCCCTTGTTGTCGATTTTTTTCTCGCCGCCACGCTCATGCCCGCTCTCCAGCTCGTCATCGATTCCCTGCCCGTGCTGCTGCAGGGCACGCTGCTGACCATCAAGTTCGCGCTGTGGTCGATGCTGTTCGGGCTGGTGCTTGGCAGCGTGGTCGCGCTGATGGGCATCAGCCACAGCCGCGCGCTCAAGGCGGTGGCGCGCACCTATGTCAGCATCATGCGCGGCACGCCGCTGCTGGTGCAGATCTTTGTCGTGTACTACGGGCTGCCGGGCGTCGGCATTGCGCTGGAGCCCACGCCGGCCGGCGTGCTGACGCTGAGCCTGAATGTGGGGGCGTACCTGTCGGAAAGCATGCGCGGCGCGATCCTGGGCGTGGCGCGCGGCCAATGGCTGGCGGCGTACAGCCTGGGACTGACGCCGGCGCAGGCGCTGCGCTACGTGGTGGGCCCGCAGGCGCTGCGGCTGGCGGTGCCGAGCCTGTCGAACAGCCTGATCAGCCTGATCAAGGATACGTCGCTGGTGTCGGTGATCACCGTGACCGAACTGCTGCGCACCGCGCAGGAGGTCATCGCGGCGACATACCAGCCGTTGCCGCTGTACCTGGCGGTGGCGGCGATCTACTGGGTGCTGAGCACGGGGTTGTCCGGGCTGCAGCATATGCTGGAGCGCAGGCTGTCGCTGCCAGGCAGGCACTGACCCCCACGGGCAAGAAAGAGGAGGGCGGTTTCGGGTGCTCCCAGGCCGCCCGAGCTTGCCTAAGCAAGGTGTTCTCCTCTCATGGGGAGAGGGCTGGGGTGAGGGGTGGTCCAACTAGGTACCACATCAAGCGGGGCCTACGGTTTTAACCCACGGGCATCAGCTTTTGACCCGCCGGCCCTCACCCCCGGCCCCTCTCCCGCGAGCGGGAGAGGGGAGCAAACCTTACCCCTGCGCGATCCGCCCGGCGATATGCCCCAGCGCCTCTTCCACCTGGTCCACCAGCACCAGGCACAGGTCGCCCGGCTTCAAATGCGACAACGCGGTGTCGATGGCCAGGAATTCGCCGCGGATTTCCTCGACCTGGCTGGTGCGCTGCGCGCCTTGCAGGCCTTCGCGCAGCAGCGCCAGCACTTCGCCGTCGGCACGCCCGCGCTGGCACTGGTCCTGGTACAGCACCACTTCGTCGAACACGCCGCCCAGGATCTGCGTCTGACGACGGATGTCCTCGTCGCGGCGGTCGCCGGCACCGCTGATCACGACCACGCGGCGGCCGGCCGGCATGGTCTCGACCGCGTTGCACAAGGCCTGGATCGCGTCCGGGTTGTGGCCGTAGTCGGCGATCAGCATGGCGCCCTGGTAGTCGAACACGTTGAAGCGGCCGGGCGCCGTCGCGGCGTCATTGACGAAGGCAGCCAGGCCGCGGCGGATGATGGCCCAGTCGATGCCCAGCGCCCACGCGGCAGCGATCGACGACATCGCGTTCTCGACCTGGAAGCCGATGGTGCCGTTGCGCGTCAGCGGGATCTCCGCCAGCGCGATGCGCACCTCGGTATCGCCCTCCGACGCCACGATCTCGGCGCCGTCGACAAAGACCACGCGCTTGCCTTGCGCACGATGCGTGGCCATTGCCGGCTGGTTCGGATCATGCGCGAAGAAGGTCACGCTGCCGGGGCAGGCGTCGGCCATGCGCACCACCATCGGGTCGGCGGCGTTGAGCACGGCCGTGCCGTGCGGCGCGACGTTCTGCACGATCACGCTCTTGAGCACCGCCAGGTCTTCCACCGAATTGATGTACGACAGGCCCAGGTGGTCGCCTTCGCCGACGTTGGTCACCACGGCCACGTCGCAACGGTCGAAGGCCAGGCCCTCGCGCAGCAGGCCGCCGCGCGCGGTTTCAAAAACGGCCGCGTCGACATCGGGGTGCAGCAGCACGTTGCGCGCGCTGCGCGGGCCGCTGCAGTCGCCGGTGTCGATGCGCTCGCCCTGGATGTAGACGCCGTCGGTGCCGGTCATGCCCATGCGCAGGCCGCTCGCGGCCATGATATGGGTGATCAGGCGCACGGTCGTGGTCTTGCCGTTGGTACCGGAGACGGCCACCACCGGGATGCGGCCATCGTCGCCATCGGAGAACATGGTCGAGATGATTGCCTCGCCCACCGCGCGGCCCTTGCCGTACGACGGCTGCAGGTGCATGCGCAGGCCCGGCGCGGCGTTGACTTCGACGATGCCGCCGGCCTGTTCCTCGAATGGCTTGAGCATGGTCTCGCACACCGCGTCGACGCCGGCGATGTCCAGGCCCACCATCTGCGCCGCGGCCACGGCGCGCGCGGCGATGTCCGGGTGGACGTCGTCGGTCACGTCGGTGGCGCTGCCGCCGGTGGACAGGTTGGCGTTGTTGCGCAGCACCACGCGCGTGCCCTTGGCCGGCACCGAATCGGCGGTCAGGCCCTGCTTGGCCAGCACCGCCAGCGCGATATCGTCGAAACGGATCTTGGTCAGCGAGGTGGCATGGCCCTCGCCGCGGCGCGGATCGCGGTTCACTTCCTCGACCAGCGCGCGCACGGTGTGCACGCCGTCGCCGGTCACCTGCGGCGGGTCGCGGCGCGCGGCCGCCACCAGCTGCTTGCCGACCACCAGCAGGCGGAAGTCATGGCCCGGGATGTAGCGCTCGACGATCACGTCGGAGCTGATGTCCGAGGCGACCTCGTAGGCCGTCATCACTTCCTCGCGGGTGCGGATGCGCACCGCCACCCCCTTGCCTTGGTTGCCGTCGCGCGGCTTGACCACCACCGGGGCGTCGATCTCCTGCGCGGCGGCCCAGGCTTGCTCGGCGCTGCGCACCGAGCGGCCCAGCGGCACCGGCACGCCGGCAGCGTGCAGCAGGCTCTTGGTCAGTTCCTTGTCCTGCGCGATCGATTCGGCCACGGCGCTGGTGCGGTCGGTCTCGGCGGCCTGGATGCGGCGCTGCTTGCTGCCCCAGCCGAACTGCACCATCGAGCCCTGCGTCAGGCGCCGGTAGGGGATGCCGCGCGCCACGCCGGCGTACACGATCGAGCCGGTGCTGGGCCCCAGGCGCACGTCCTCGTCCAGCTCGCGCAGGCGGTGCAGCGCATCGGCCAGGTCGAACGGCGTGTCGTCGCGCGCGGCCAGGCACAGGGTCTGGGCCAGCTCGAATGCCAGCCGGCCGACCTCTTCCTCGCTGTACTGCACGATCACCTGGTAGGTGCCGGGCTCCACCGTCTGCGCGGTGCGGCTGAAAGTGACCGGGCAGCCGGCCGCGGCCTGCAGGCGCAGCGCCGTCATTTCCAGCACGTGGGCCAGCGACATCTCGCCGGCTTCCTCGTCCGGGTGCAACGGGCCGACCTCGGGAAAACGGGCGCGCAGCCGGTCTTCAAAGCCGGGCAGGTCCGACAGCATGTCGGCGGTGTCCTGGCATGCCACGATGGCTTCAATGGCGGTGTGGCGGCACCACAGGTTCGGGCCCCGCAGGGCCCGGATACGGGAGACTTCCATGGAACGGTTCCGTGTCTTCTATGCGCTGTGTTCAGGCGCCGCGTCAGGCGCGGCGCGCAGGCTGGCCCATCCAGTGGTGCACCAGGTCGACGGTGGCCGCGGTGGCGGCCTCGTCGCACTGCAGCACCAGCAGGTCGCCCGGCACCAGCTGGCCGAGCGCGGTTTCGATGGCATCGGCACGTGCGCCTTCGTCGATGATCTTGGTGACGCGGCGGCCTTCGTACAGCCCTTGCTTGAGCAGCGCGCGCGCCTCGGCATCGGGCAGGCCGCGCTTGACGCTGCGGTCTTCGCACAGGAAGACCCGGTCGAAATGCTGGCCCAGCACCTTGCCCTGGCATACCAGGTCTTCATCGCGGCGTTGCACGCCGGCGCCGTAGACCACCATGCGGCGTTCGGACGGGAAGCGCTCCAGCGCGGTCGCCAGTGCTTCCAGCGCGGGCGCGTTGTGGGCGTCGTCGACGACCACGGTGGCGCCGTTGCGCTCGAACAGCGTGAAGCGGCCCGGCACGTCGACCTGGCCGACGTCGAACGTCACCACGCCGGCGCGGATCAGGTCGTTGGAGATGCCCAGCGCCCAGCCCGCGGCCACGGCCGCCAGCACGTTCTCGACCTGGAATGCCACGCGGCCGGCGTAGGTCAGCGGCACCGCGGCCACGTCGACCAGCGGCGTTTCCTTGCTGCCGGTGGCCAGCACGATCTTGCCTTCGCGCACATACACCGCGCGCCTGCCTGCGGCGCGGTGCGACATGATCGCGGGCAGCTCGGGCGTCAGGCCGAAGAAGATCACGTCGCCGTCGCACAGCCCGGCCATCTCGACCAGGCGCTCGTCGCGCGCGTTCAGCACGGCGGCGCCGTCCTTGAGCACCACGTCGACCTGCGTGCGCAGCACGCTGTACATGCGGTCCTCGTCCTCGACGTAGTAGTCGCCGAGGTGGTCGGGCTGGTCGAAGTTGGTGACCACGCCGACCTGGCAGCGGTCATAGACCAGTCCTTCGGACAGGATGCTGCCGCTGTCGTTCTCGAACACGGCGGCCTCGACCGCGCGGTTCATCAGGATGCGGTGGCCGGCGTCCCAGTTGGCGCGGTCGCCGCCCTGCACCAGGCGGCGGTCCAGGAACAGGCCGTCGCTGCAGGCCAGGCCGGTATGCTTGCCCGAGAGCTGCAGCAGGCGCGCGACCAGGCGCGCCACCACGGTCTTGCCGTTGGTGCCCGTCACGCCGACCACCGGGATGCGGCCGCAGTCGTCCTGCCCGGACTCGGGGAACAGGTGGTTGACGATGGCGCGACCAACCGGACGCGGCGTGCCTTCGGCCGGCTTGATGTGCATCAGCAGGCCCGGACCGGCGTTGACCTCGACGATGGCGCCGCGCTGTTCGGCCAGCGGGCGCGAGATGTCCTCGGCCACCAGATCCACGCCGGCGATGTCCAGTCCAACCACGCGCGCGGCCAGCGATGCATGCGCGGCCACGCTCGGGTGGACGCGGTCGGTCACGTCGAAGGCGACGTTGCCGTTGCGCTGGATCAGCACGGTGCGGCCCTCCGCCGGCACCGAGCTGCCATCCATGCCCTGGCGCTTCAGCTCCAGCCGCGCGGCGGAATCCAGGCGCACGCGGTTCAGCGGATGGTCTTCGGTGCTGCCCCGGCGCGGATCGGAATTGATCTGCAGCTCGATCAGTTCGTCGATGGTGGACTTGCCGTCGCCGACCACGCAGGCGGTCTCGCCCATCGCGGCGGCAACCATGCGGCCGCCCACCACCAGCAGGCGGTGTTCGTTGCCGGGGATGAAGCGCTCGACGATGACGCCGCTGCCTTCGTCCAGTGCCACGGCGTAGGCGGTCTCGACTTCCTCGCGGGTGACCAGGTTGGTAAAGACGCCGCGGCCGTGGTTGCCGTCATAGGGCTTCACCACCACCGGCACGCCGATGTCTTCGGCGGCATCCCAGGCATCTTGCGGCGAGTCGACCATGCGGCCTTCCGGCACCGGCACGCCGCACGACTCCAGCAGGCTCTTGGTGAGATCCTTGTCGCGCGAGATGCTTTCGCCGATGGCGCTGGTCCGGTCGGTCTCGGCCGTCCAGATGCGGCGCTGGCGCGCGCCATAGCCCAACTGGACCAGGTTGCCGTCCGACAGGCGGATGGCGGGGATGTCCCGGTCGTCGGCGGCATCGACGATGCACGCGGTGCTGGGGCCGAGGCAGTGCTCGTCGACCAGGCGGCGCAGGTGATCCACGGCGGCGGGGACGTCGAAAGGACGGTCCTCGATCGCGGCCATGACCAGGTCGCGCGCGCTGAACAGGGCGGCGCGGGTGACTTCCTCGTGCCAGGCACGGACGATCACCTTGTAGACGCCGCGCACCGGGGTCTCGCGTGCCTTGCCGAAGCCGCCGGGCATGCCCGCCAGGTTCTGCAGCTCAAGCGTCACGTGTTCCAGGATATGGCCGGGCCAGGTGCCTTCCTTCAGGCGCTGCAGGAAGCCGCCGCGCTCGCCGATACTGCAGCGATGCTCGATCAGCGAGGGCAGCCATGCCGACAGGCGCTCGTAGAACCCTGGAATCGTGTTGGAGGGAAAGTCCTCCAGTTCCCCGATATCGACCCACGCCTCCAGCACGGGCCGATATGTCCACATATTCGGGCCGCGCAGCGACATGACATCGAAAATCTCAATGTCCTTCTTTTTCATTGAATTTGCTTGAGGCAATGGGCGGAACGCCCGAGAAATGGAAGCCTAACCTTTCAATAACGTTACAGCTGCGTTCAGGTTGACTATCTTCGATTAAAAGTATTTGTGCAGTGCATCAGGGTGACCCGCGGTTCGCTGTTATTAGCGCCGTTATGTATACTGCGGGCGAATTCGCGGGCAGCCAGTGCGCGCCCGGCCTAAATTTGTTTCAAGTTATGTCCATTCCCCCCGGACGCTGCACGGCGCGCCACCCATGACCCAGTCCTCCCTGCCTGCTCCCAACACCCCCGCTGCCGACGAGCCGTGGCGTGCCGATTCCGGAACGTGGCTCCGTTCCGGCGAGAACGTCCTGGCCGGACTGGTGCTGGACCTCGACGCGAGGCTGCATTTTACTCAAGGGTGGCTGGCTGTGACGGACCAGCGCATCGTGGCCCGCGCGCCCGGTGAGAAAAATGTGCGGGAATGGAAGATCTCCGCCGAACTGCGGCTTTCCCATACCGATCATGCGGGGGTCGGCACCCTCGAGCTGTCTGGCCCGGGGGGGCGACTGGCCAGCTGGCGATATACGCTTGGTTACAATCCTGCCGCATTGCGGCTGGCCGACCAGTTCGAGACGCGGCGCGACGCAGCCTCCGCGGCCGACGCAGGCAAGTCAGGCGATGTGGTGTGTCCGACCTGCAAGGCGCCGCTGCCGCCGGATGAAGAGGAGTGCCCGCAGTGCAACCGGGAGCTGGAAACGCCGCCGTCGACCTGGGCGCTGCTGCGCCTGTGGCGCTTTGCCCGACCCTACCGCT
Encoded proteins:
- a CDS encoding transporter substrate-binding domain-containing protein; amino-acid sequence: MRSIRTGWFKSLLAASLMAGAGLAATAAHAADLLDTVKQAGVLKIGLEGTYPPFGFRGARNELEGFDVDVARAVAGKLGVKPEFVTTEWSGIIAGLQAGKFDVIVNQVNVTPQRQQVLDFSTPYVYSDAQLIQRKDDKRQFKSLEDLKGHKLGVSLGSNYNELAKSVVGIDVKTYPGAPEYLRDLAAQRVDAALNDRLMVAYLVKTANLPLRPGAVVPGATTQVAIPFRKDNPKFAQAVNHALDDLRKDGTLGKLSVKWFGADVTKPAGKPIK
- a CDS encoding amino acid ABC transporter permease, which translates into the protein MPALQLVIDSLPVLLQGTLLTIKFALWSMLFGLVLGSVVALMGISHSRALKAVARTYVSIMRGTPLLVQIFVVYYGLPGVGIALEPTPAGVLTLSLNVGAYLSESMRGAILGVARGQWLAAYSLGLTPAQALRYVVGPQALRLAVPSLSNSLISLIKDTSLVSVITVTELLRTAQEVIAATYQPLPLYLAVAAIYWVLSTGLSGLQHMLERRLSLPGRH
- the cphA gene encoding cyanophycin synthetase → MEVSRIRALRGPNLWCRHTAIEAIVACQDTADMLSDLPGFEDRLRARFPEVGPLHPDEEAGEMSLAHVLEMTALRLQAAAGCPVTFSRTAQTVEPGTYQVIVQYSEEEVGRLAFELAQTLCLAARDDTPFDLADALHRLRELDEDVRLGPSTGSIVYAGVARGIPYRRLTQGSMVQFGWGSKQRRIQAAETDRTSAVAESIAQDKELTKSLLHAAGVPVPLGRSVRSAEQAWAAAQEIDAPVVVKPRDGNQGKGVAVRIRTREEVMTAYEVASDISSDVIVERYIPGHDFRLLVVGKQLVAAARRDPPQVTGDGVHTVRALVEEVNRDPRRGEGHATSLTKIRFDDIALAVLAKQGLTADSVPAKGTRVVLRNNANLSTGGSATDVTDDVHPDIAARAVAAAQMVGLDIAGVDAVCETMLKPFEEQAGGIVEVNAAPGLRMHLQPSYGKGRAVGEAIISTMFSDGDDGRIPVVAVSGTNGKTTTVRLITHIMAASGLRMGMTGTDGVYIQGERIDTGDCSGPRSARNVLLHPDVDAAVFETARGGLLREGLAFDRCDVAVVTNVGEGDHLGLSYINSVEDLAVLKSVIVQNVAPHGTAVLNAADPMVVRMADACPGSVTFFAHDPNQPAMATHRAQGKRVVFVDGAEIVASEGDTEVRIALAEIPLTRNGTIGFQVENAMSSIAAAWALGIDWAIIRRGLAAFVNDAATAPGRFNVFDYQGAMLIADYGHNPDAIQALCNAVETMPAGRRVVVISGAGDRRDEDIRRQTQILGGVFDEVVLYQDQCQRGRADGEVLALLREGLQGAQRTSQVEEIRGEFLAIDTALSHLKPGDLCLVLVDQVEEALGHIAGRIAQG
- the cphA gene encoding cyanophycin synthetase; the protein is MKKKDIEIFDVMSLRGPNMWTYRPVLEAWVDIGELEDFPSNTIPGFYERLSAWLPSLIEHRCSIGERGGFLQRLKEGTWPGHILEHVTLELQNLAGMPGGFGKARETPVRGVYKVIVRAWHEEVTRAALFSARDLVMAAIEDRPFDVPAAVDHLRRLVDEHCLGPSTACIVDAADDRDIPAIRLSDGNLVQLGYGARQRRIWTAETDRTSAIGESISRDKDLTKSLLESCGVPVPEGRMVDSPQDAWDAAEDIGVPVVVKPYDGNHGRGVFTNLVTREEVETAYAVALDEGSGVIVERFIPGNEHRLLVVGGRMVAAAMGETACVVGDGKSTIDELIELQINSDPRRGSTEDHPLNRVRLDSAARLELKRQGMDGSSVPAEGRTVLIQRNGNVAFDVTDRVHPSVAAHASLAARVVGLDIAGVDLVAEDISRPLAEQRGAIVEVNAGPGLLMHIKPAEGTPRPVGRAIVNHLFPESGQDDCGRIPVVGVTGTNGKTVVARLVARLLQLSGKHTGLACSDGLFLDRRLVQGGDRANWDAGHRILMNRAVEAAVFENDSGSILSEGLVYDRCQVGVVTNFDQPDHLGDYYVEDEDRMYSVLRTQVDVVLKDGAAVLNARDERLVEMAGLCDGDVIFFGLTPELPAIMSHRAAGRRAVYVREGKIVLATGSKETPLVDVAAVPLTYAGRVAFQVENVLAAVAAGWALGISNDLIRAGVVTFDVGQVDVPGRFTLFERNGATVVVDDAHNAPALEALATALERFPSERRMVVYGAGVQRRDEDLVCQGKVLGQHFDRVFLCEDRSVKRGLPDAEARALLKQGLYEGRRVTKIIDEGARADAIETALGQLVPGDLLVLQCDEAATAATVDLVHHWMGQPARRA